TTTCTCTGCATCCATCTGCTCGATGTCGGGGCAAGTCGTGAAGTCAAACGGATTGCGGTTGAAAATCTCCTTCATCAATGCTCCGTATTCCACCGTTTCCCCCTCCCCGGCATTGACAAAAGCATCCAGGAAAGCATTTGCCACGTTTCCAAGCAACAGGTATTTATTGTTTGCAGGCAGCTCAAGGCGTGAATAGATGTAGTTCAGCGGATGCTTGCCGTAATCTTTGAAACATTCAGCCAGCGCACTGATATCCATCAGGTAATCAGGCTCAAGCACCACCATCTCGGGCAGATAAGCATGATTCTCTTCGTCAAATGCCACATCCACCAAATTGAGAGAAGCGCCATGATGAATCTTTTCGAGCAACGCGGCAAAATGCACACTCTCATCAAAGTCAGGTGAAAGCTGTACTTTCATCGGTTCGTCGGGGTCATCATCGGTCCAGGCCAGGAAGGAGTCTTCACCTGTTGCCTGTGAGAAGTGGCAGCGGATCTTTGGAATGCGTTCACCCTTGAAGCGACTTTTGAGCGAAAAGTTGATTTTTCCCGTTGGATAAATATCGAAAAGCGCAACCGGAGTCGGTTCGTTCGATACCTCATAGATCAAATCCGCCAGCAGCTTGATGGCCCACTCCACCTCGCTCACTGTGGTCTTTTGATCGCGATGAGAAGGATTGGTACGGATACGCAGGGCATTAAGCCCCTGATTGAGCGAAGGCGAAATGCCGTACTTTTTCACCACAAAATCGAGACGCGAAAAGAAGTTGGCAAAAGACAACTTATCCTCGTGTGTCGCCTGACGGCAAAAGCGGTCAAACAACTGCCGCAACCGCATCAGCTTATCGCCTGGCTTCCGATCGGAAACGTGGAGGGTTAGCAGCTCGGCATAATATTCCTGTGGTGAAAAGTGGTGTATCATAATTATCGTAAACCTCCAACGTAAACCTCCAAGGTTTTGAAAACCTTGGAGGTTTGTACCATCGGTTTGTTCTATCCTACAAAGGTCGGTAAAATCACCGAGCCGGAAAAGCCGAAATAGCAATCTTTTTGAGAATACGCATATCCGGTAACTTCAAGAATTTTTGCCCTACTTTTTTCATCTCTTCCAAGAGCCTTTTTTAAGGGTAGAAACAATAAAGAAACGCCCTTTTTGCAGCTACCGGCTCCCTGCGAACGTCCAAATATCACTCTGATATATTAAAAGTAAAAACGGCCAATTTTTGCAAACAAATCGAGTCCATTTCCTATCCCTCCCTTTTTCTATACCATCACCGGAGGATACCTAGAGTGTCCCTAGAGGATCCCTAGAGGATCAATACCGGGAAAAAGACTCATTTTCGAAATCCGACAGTAGCAAAATGTCAAAAACAGTCTGACTGATATTCTGAAATAAAACCCGAAGTGAAATCAGCAAAGTCAAACAAATCTCCCCTCCCATTTAAATACTATCCGGAATCAAAGCAAAAGATACTATCCATCCAATCCGGAAAACCATACTTTTAAACTGTTATTTTTTGTGGTATATATCATTACAAATCGACACAAAACGCCCACCCATATCAAAAAACGACAACAAACACTTATAAACCATCAATAAGAGCAGTATCGGAGGAACATCGGAGCAGTATCGGAGCTAGAACGGAGGAGAAGCGAAGCTGGCTGCTTTTCAGGTGAATTCTCTCTGATAGTACAAATACTCTCAAGAGTAAGAACCCAATTTGTTATATGGTCAAGCTCCTTAGGATTGCGAATACAATAAAAGTCGATGCGCCCTAAACAAAAAATGAATATCCCGATATACACCTAAGCCGTTTGACGAAACTCATATTACGGTGCGCTGCACCTAATGTTGAGTGGTATTATCCATATTCTACAAATATTATGGTGCTCTGCACCAATTATCATCATATAAAGGGACAGAGTCCCGTAATATTTGTAGAAAAATTGAATCCCCGGACAACAAAGGTGCAGAGCACCATAATATAAGACTCCGGTTAGATTAATAGGTGATTATACGGATATTCATAAACAAAATGTTTTTTGGTAATAGAAGTTGCGCGTGGATATAAACAGAAAAAGCGTTCTTTGATGTAGGTAGTATGAATGCTCAATGAGGCCGAACAGTGCCCATTGATGAAAATGAGAAAATAATCGCTTCGCACCATTTAGCCCTTCTGGTCTGTCCCCATTCATAAAATAAGTGCGAATCCTCAGGATTGTGCAAAACAATCAATTGCAAAAATCAAAAAGAGTCAGGAAAACGTATCTGTCGCAATGTACACAAGTGTGACATCAGCGGAAATGTATATATCCCATCGGGGATATGTTAAATTTCCACTGGAAATGTGACTATCCCAAACGGGATATCATAAATTCATACCGGAAACAGGCTTGTAACATGTGGAGTATCTTAAAATGTCTGAAGAAACAGACGTATCCCACGTTACACAAGCCCGTCATCACTAAAAACACACGTATCCCACATGGGATATATGCGTCAACTGCGGAAATTTGTAATATCCCATGTGGGATAAATGGAGTCATCACTGATGATAGGCATATCCCCGAGTAAAATGCAAAAATATCCGGTCGATCAGTTATTTCCCAGATTCAAATTGACTTTTCTATAGATGATGCCGTATTTCTCCTTAAAAGTTTTGGCTCTCATATCGGATATGAAAACGTAAAAAAGCAATGTGTAATCAAGGCGGTTCTGAATTCTATCGGGACTGCCACTACGGTACCGAAAATCCCAAAAGTATATCCGTCAGGGGCATTGGGAATATTTAGTCGAATGTCCTTTTGTTTTAGTAAGGCAGAAGGCCTTGTTTTTGGCTACGCAGGCCGGAGCCACACGCCGTACATCCTCATGCGTTTTGTGATTGTTAGTTAACCAGGTTACGCAGGACGGAGGCGTGCCCAAATCCCAGACTGCTTGTAGCTGTCGTATTCAAAAAGCTCAAACACTAAAATCAATAAAGAATCAAAACAACGCCATCAGGTGTTGCGGTTTTTAACCGCAATTATCTTGTATTGGAATCAACGGTTAAATCAGGCTGATCGGGACTCTGCTCCCATAAGAAAATGCGATAAATGAAAGGATGCTCCTTTTTTCATCGAATGAACAGTAAAGGACTTAACGCTGACAGATCTATAGACGCTGTCAGGTTATCGGTATACGATCATTGGGCGGTTAATTAGGCGGACTGGTACTCGCATCCCTCCAACTTCGTCAGCGTGCTTTCACCTAACAGCGTTATTAAAAACAGCATCACGCCTCACAACCATTATCATTCTGATAGTAAAAACCGGGAAACCCGACTATTTTTATCAAATCACCTATATGTGGACAACTGTGGAGCATATGTGGAGTTGCTGTTGAGTTGCTGTGGAGGAAGAGCGGAGTTGCCCGTTTTAAAAATTAGAGATATGGGGGACAAAATGACAAACACACTGGAGCCAGGGCTATTATTTATCCATTAGCCATTCCACCCAATTTTATATTTATTATTTTTGTATACAACCAACCTGACACACCATGAAAGCCAGCAAAATCACCCACCGAAACGAAATACGCATCCGGATAGATTTTCCATACAATCAGGAAATAGCGCTCAAATTAAAACGAATACCCGATTGCAAATGGAGCAGAACACTGAATGCCTGGCATATTCCTTATACGAAAGAGGCTTTCGAAAGGTTGAAAGAGTTATTTCCGGAAATAGAATATCCCCGGCCAGAACAATCTGATCCTGAAACCCCGAAAAACAGTCAGCAAAGGATAACGAAAATAGAAAAATCAGGGGAAATTAATACAAACGCAAACAATCCTCCTCTTAAACCAACTAACACATCCAACACAATCACAATTGAACTCTCCGATAAACAAATCAGTATCAAAATGCCCAAAAACGAGGTGGATATCCAATTCATTCGATCATTCAGGTATTTCCGATGGAATAAGAATACATTTTGCTGGTTAATCCCCAATTACAGGGATAATATTGACAAACTGAAAGCCTATTTCGGCAATCGAAAGATAGAAATCATTGAACACACATCTTCTATCCAGCCATTAAACTCCACACAACCAACGTATAATAAAGACCAAATGCTGGTCATCAGCTCCTTCAGGCGCAAATTACGGATCTATTTCAGCTACAACAAAGATCTGGCAGCCCGAATCAGACAAATTACACTCAGCAGTTGGAACAGCGATATACGATGTTGGGAACTTCCTTATTCTGAAAAATTTTTGACTGAAATCAAAGACCTGGCACAACAGAACTCTCTCGAATGGATTTATCGAGAAGAAAACAAAGGCAAAATTATACCACGTAAATCCCGGTTGGATATCAGAAATTACAAAACCTGCCCGATTGAATACATCGAAAAGCTCAAAGAGCTAAGATACAGCCAACACACGATCAACTCATACACTGACCTGTTCGAAGAGTTTATCAATCATTATGAAGCTCATCAACCGGAAAATATCACCGAGCCGATGATCATCGACTTCCTGCGCTATCTGGTAAATGAGCGGAAAATATCCACCTCCTACCAGAACCAGTCTATCAATGCTATCAAGTTTTACTACGAAAGGGTGCTAGGTGGAAATCGAAAAATCTATATCATCGACCGCCCCCGCGAAGAGAAGTACCTACCCGAAGTACTTAGTACAGAAGAAGTCACGATGATACTGAATGCCACCGAAAACCTTAAGCATAAAGCCATCCTGATGACTATATATTCTGCCGGACTGCGTATTAGCGAAGCCATTGACCTGAAGATTAAAGATATCGACAGCCAACGTATGCAGATAAGGGTGGAGCAAGGCAAAGGAAAAAAAGACCGATACACTTTGCTGGGATATAAGACTTTGGAAATACTGCGAAAATATTTTCTTCAATACAAACCAAAAGTATGGTTGTTTGAAGGTGCGAATGGAGAGCAGTATTCAAGAAGCAGCATCAAAAAAATTCTCAAAGCAGCTGTAGCTAAAACCAATATTAAAAAGCATGTCACCGTTCACACATTACGACATAGCTTTGCAACACATCTACTTGAAGCAGGCACGGATCTTCGTTATATACAAAATCTACTTGGTCATGAAAGTAGTAAAACAACAGAAATATATACACACATAACAACTAAAGGGTTTGAGCAAATAAAAAGCCCATTAGACCAATTAAACATCACATAATATTACAATAGATCAAAATACTTTATTACTTTTGAATCCAGAATTTAATAACATAATGACATCAGACATAGTATAACGAAATTCCTGTATGAGTACCTATCCCAAAACACCGAATATTCATATATCACTCATCTACAACAACATAGCAAGTTGCACAGCTATTTATATGACGGATATATGGGCAATCAGGTGACCATACAGAAAATGAGGTAACTATATATTGGTGTTATGGCCAAGTGTAAAAAAAAGAAAAAACGCATTCTACTATTGATACGTTTTGTAAAACTGACATAGAACAGAATTATTTATGGAAGTTCTTTTACGAATTTTCAAATCATTATAAATGAAGAATTATGATAAAACCACAAGAATTACGAATTGGGAATTTAGTCAATTATATGGGAAATCAACACACTGTAAATGGTGTTTTTGTTGGACACGTAAATTTTGAGTTTATGCTTGAAGAAACTGATAATCCTTCATTTCCCTCAAGATACAAGAATATAAATCTAAATAAAATAGAGCCAATTCCACTTACAGAAGATATTCTTTTAAAATATGGTTTTAAACAATCCAAAGAAGTACATACAACATATGTTCTAAGTTTGGACACATACTTTTTGTCACCGTCAATTAATCTATATGCTTACCTAGACACGCAAGGAAAAGTATGTGGATTTAGGTTGATACAAGGTCAAAATAGACATGGTAATATGCTATCAGAAATCTTGAGTGTTCACCAGCTACAGAACTTAATTTACACGTTGGCAGGTCAAGAGATGAACTTAGAACTCTCTCAAATTAAAAACTCATAAAACAATGATAATCTATGTTTGAGTATTATAGAGTCGAAAATTTAATTAATGAACCTAGTTCATTTTGGCTAAGCCTCTTAGTAGCATTTTTAGGAACAGGTCTTGGCTTTCTTGGAGCTTACTACTTAACAAAAGTAGCTGAAAGAAAACAGAACGAGAGAGATAAATATATTAAGCAAGACTTATATAATGACAGACTTGTATATATGTCTCAATTAATAGAAACTTGTGTTGATATTATAAAGAAGCAAATCGGGAAATTTGAAAAACTGTCAGCTGAAATTGAGAAAGTACCCACTGAACAACATTTATTAGAACTAATAGCTAGTAATGATTTGCTGAGACTACAAAAGATGGATACAGAAGAGGTTTTTCATGCATATCATTCTATTATACCCGATAGTCAAGAAAAAATAGCAGACTATAAAAATATATATAGTTCGATTGACTTTCTATACATGGAACTTAAGCAATCAATTGATTCTGTAGACAAACAGGTGAATTTTGTTTATCGAGACCAATTATATATCAAGGATAAAATTGAAAGTTTATCTACAGAAATAATAAAATGGATAAAAGATATCGAAGTAAAAGAAGGCAATTATGCTTCATTACCAGAATACCACTTTCTGACTTCTTTTCATGACGTATATCAGAAGCTAATTGATGAAAAAGCGCAACTTGGAAAAATAGAATCAAATTTTCTTTTACCTTTTGGAGTAGAATTAGCAAAGACATATAGCAGAGCTCCTTTCTTTAACGACTTGCATACATTAGCAACTCAAGCTGGAATTAGATTTAACCATGTTCGACTAAATGCTACTGAATTCGCAAAACAACTAAAAGGGATTAGAAAGAGAATCGAAACGTCACTTGAAAAACTAGAAAAAATTAACGACAAAATAAAAACGACAACCAGTATAATAAAACAAACACCTAGGCCATAACACACGCCTATGGTCATTGGCTGGCTGACGTGCATTTAGCAGGTTTTGCTCCCGCATTCACTTTGTCGCTGTGCGACAGCGAACGCTCCCGCAAACCGCCAAATGCCCATAGCCTCGGTCGTTAGGGGCAGCTTTAAAAAAGAAAATGAAGAACAGAAAACATATTACGACTATTATCATACTTCTTTTTTATCTAACTTCATTTGGACAAGAAAAGAAGTCAGACTATTTGCTTGCATTTAAAGACAAGGTTGGAGGAAAAGAATTGTGGGGCTTCAAGACAAGAAAAGGAAAAGTGGTTTTAAGTCCCAAATATGAACACGTAGAAACTGATACAATGTACCACATTGCATTTGTGACAAAAAAATTCAACTGGATTGTAATTGACCGACAAGGAAAGGAAATTCTAACACCGTTTATTTACGACAATGGTCCTGACTATGTTGTTGAAGGACTTTTCAGATACCAAGAAAACAAACGAATTGGATTTGCAAACATGAAAGGTGAGAAAATAACAAAACAACCCTTTGAATTTGCCTTTCCATTCAGTAGTGGCTTAGCAGCTTTCTGTGTGGGTGGACATATTGAGCGAGTAGACGAAGAACACACAATTTGGACTGGAGGACTCTGGGGATTTATCGACAAAACTGGAAAAATTGCGATTGAACCAAAGTTCACAAAAGTACGCGACTTTCAAAAACAGTATTGTGAAGTTTGGACTAAGGACAAAAAACATGTCTTGATTGACAAAAAAGGAAACATATATAAACTGTTGACAAAATAGAAACAAAAAAGTTGCCCCTAACACATGCCTATGTTCATTGGCTGGCTGACGTGCATTCCGGCAGTTTTGCTCCCGCATTCACTTTGTCGTTTCACGACAGCGAACGCTCCCGCAAGCCGCCAATGCCCATAGCCTCGGTCGTTAGGCGTAATTACAAATAGGACGCGTATAGAGTCCATTTTCTTCTAAAATCCCTATAATTGCTTCTTACTTAATCAAAACTTCCACATCTTTGTCGCACAATTAAGTAATATGGATTATAAAGACAAAGAACTTATTATATTTGACTTTGATGGTACACTTATCAATAGTATACCAGACTTAGCTACGGCGATCAATAACATGTTGACGCACTTTAATTTACCCGACATAGAAATCAGACTCATCGCTTCCTTTGTGGGGAATGGAGCTTCTACACTGGTCAAAAGAGCGCTTAACCTTGCCATGCAGGAGAAGGAACTAACGGATGATTTCTTCGCAGAAGCTTTTGCGTTTTATCTTTCGGCATATAAAGAGGTATCGTGTCAGAAAACCTTCACTTATGCCGGAGTATCAGAAACGCTAAACTACCTGGATGAAAAAGGGTATAAGATGGTGATATGCACCAATAAACCGTTTGATTACATCGAATCGATACTCGATTTTCTCTCCATTAAACAGTACTTTAAGCTTTGGATTGGCGAAGATTCCATACCTGAGAAAAAACCTCATGCCGCCCCTTTGCTCTATTTAGCCAACGCGATGAACACGACCATAGAAAAAAGCATCATGGTTGGCGACTCGAAAAATGATATTCTTGCAGCGCAAAATGCGGGGATGAATAGCATTGGTGTGACGTATGGTTACAACTACAACGAGAATATTGCAGACTATAAACCAGATATAGTTTTAGATCATTTTTCTGACCTACAAAAACTATTTTGAAATGAGTAAGATATATAAGGTGGGCATTATTGGAGGTGGAATATCAGGTTCTGTTATTGCCTTACAACTTGCCCAAAACGGAGTAGACAATATTTTATTCGAACAGGGTGAAAGCCTTGTAAACGGGCCTCCATTCTGCCACTTACACGCAGGAGGAAACCTGTACCCCGAAATATCGGTAGAGCAATGTAAACAGCTCATGCTTCAATCCATCGACATGGCGAAACTATTTCCACAGTCGATTGATGAAAGACCGACCTTTATCAGCGTTCCAAAATCAGAAAACATTGATGTAAATAAGATTGAGGATAAACTCAAACTCCTGGCAAACTACTATCAAGAGCTGATTAGCGAAGATGCATCAAATGAAGTGTTAGGCAATCCTGCCGACTATTACAAATCATATTCGCACGAAGATTTGGTCGCGCTGGCAAAGCAAGCCACGGTACAACATCCCAAATCGCAGGATGAATGGATGGCTAATGCTATTAAATACATTGATTACGAAAACCTGAAAATGCCGGTTTTCTTAGTGCAGGAATATGGATGGAACCTTTTTCGATTGGCGGCTCAGGCGCAGTTAGCTCTTTATAAGGCCGATGCATGCGAGCTACATACGCATACTAAAGTCATAAATATCAATGATGTACGCAACCAGCAACTGGATTACAATTGGGAAATAAGGACGAAGGATGCAGTCTATAAAGTGAAGTATTTAGTCAATTCATCTGGCTATAAAACTGCTCATGTAGATAAACATATACAGTTAAACTCTAATAGACTGGTTGAATACAAAGCGGCCTATATATCCAAATGGCATAGTATTCCGGGCTTAATTCCTGAGATGATTTTTCACGGAGAGCGTGGCAGTACGCACGGAATGTTACAGATAACGCCTTACAATAATGACTATTATCAGATCCATGGCATGACAAAGGATATCACTTTGTTTGACAATGGATTGATACAGTCAAAAAAGGATGGATCACCCGCTGAATTTGACTCATCTATCAAAAGGAAAATTGCTCGTGAATGGCATCAGAATGAAATCAACACAAGAACTGAATCCGCCATCCGTTATGCAGCCCGATATGTGCCTTCATTCAAATCGGCTACCGTAGGAGGGCCGCCCTTGCACGGAGCACAGCAGATACCGGGCGATGACCCGAGCCTGAGAGTGGGTGAGGTGAGTTTTCCAAGTGATTCGTATGCGCGTGCCGAGATTGTAAAAGCCTCTTCTGCCTTAACGGTAGCCAGGCAAATCATTCAAAAGATTCAGGAAGAAAACATTGTTCCGGTTATGGCAACGAATGCAAAACAAAATGCACTGCTTGACAGCATCTCAAAAACCGAGATTGATCATCTGGCAAGTGAACTGGCCATCCAACGCGGATATCCGGGCTCGCTCTCGCAACTACTTATTGAAAGAAAATAACAAACCACAGGGTTAAAACCCGTGTACTACAACATCGGCCATGCCTACGGCATTTGACAATGACAAAACACCGTAGGTGTGGCCGATCCGGTAACGCCGGACTTTAGTCCGGTGATGACAAAAGTAGAACACAAACCGCAGTAGGCTGTTCTACGCATGACTCCGGCCTACATCATCAAAAAACTGTCCCCACTCACCTCGCGCCAGGTCCGAAGTACCGCAACTGATAATCTATAATACCTGAATGACATTGAAAGCTCTGTTGCATAAAATCCCGCTAGCGTTAATATACTCAAGATTATTATTGGGGCCGGTTGTTCTTTTCCTCTCCTTTTATGATTCAATTTTAATCAGAGAGTTGATTGTAGGAATAATGATTTGGGCAATAGTATCGGATATCTTTGATGGTATAATTGCGAGGTCATTGAACATCTCGAATGAGAAATTGCGAAGGTTAGATTCATCAATCGATCAGATATTCTGGATATTTGCATTCGTGGGAGCCTTTATAATATCTCCGCAGTTTTTCAGAGACAATCTGTGGAAACTATCTTTAGTGATTGCTTTAGAAGCGCTTACTTATGCAATAAGCTATCTGAGATTCAAAAAGGAAGTAGCGACACATGCAATCCTGTCAAAATTCTGGGCATTAACCATTGTGGCAACCTTGATCGAAGTAATCCTAAGAAATGGCTCCGGCTTAATATTCAATATTTGCTTTTACCTGGGTGTATTGTCACGTATTGAGATAATAGCCATTCTACTTATACTCAGAAAGTGGACAAATGACGTTCCATCTGTTTTTCACGCAATAAAGCTCAGAAAAGGAGAGCCAATCAAACGAAACAAGATGTTTAATGGATAATCTTATTCCATTTATCCATCAAATAGCTTTGTTAGTAATATGCAAAACAAGGGAACATTACTGGAATTGTTTAAATTTGCGGTGTCTGGGGGACATACTGAGAGTAAACCTAACAGGTTTTCAAAACCTGTTAGGTTTGTCCATTTGAACTAGTTACAAAACAGGACATCAGGTAAACGCAGTAAGTGCATGAGCCAATTTAGTTTATACTAAAGTGTTAATTCAACTCTAGATTACCGACCCCTCCCGACCTCCCCAAAATGGGGAGGAGTGGTGCAATCACAACGTTAGCCTGGTCGAATAGCTAATTAAATGTGCTAATATTCATATATAGAACTGCGTTATAGCCCCCATTTTGGGGGTTGGGGGTCTGAGTGAGAAACTTGCAGCTCTGTCCCTTTAAGAACAAATAATACAAACTAATTACATTGTCCTACTTATAAGCAAACACTTTATAAAACAACTTCTTCAAAGAAAAAGCAATATGAATCCAAAGGTTGATGCATTTTTGAGCAAAACAGACAAGTGGCAGGAAGAGATGGTGAAGCTGAGAAAGATCGCTCTTGACTGTGGACTGACTGAAGAGTTGAAGTGGGGTGTACCATGCTATACGCACCAGCAGAATAACGTGGTACTCATTCACGGCTTTAAAGAATATTGCGCATTACTGTTTTTCAAGGGAGCCTTACTACAGGACACCCACGGGATCCTGATCCAACAAACGACGAATGTGCAGGCGGGCAGACAAATCCGCTTTACCAATATCAGGGAAATCACAGAGCAGGAAGACATTCTGAAAGCCTATATCTTTCAGGCTATCGAGGTGGAAAAGGCCGGCCTAAAAGTGGAGTTTAAAAAGTCGTCTGAATATAATATTCCGGAAGAGTTTCAAAAGAGACTGGATGAAATTCCTGCATTGAAGAGTGCGTTTGAGGCGTTGACTCCGGGACGGCAAAGGGCCTATATCCTTTACTTCTCACAACCCAAACAAGCCAAAACCAGAGAGTCGAGAGTTGAGAAATGTATCCCGATGATCCTGGATGGGAAGGGATTGAATGATTAGAGACAATAAATGCTTAATCAGCAACCAGACTTGCTATTTAATAAGATACACCTGAAAAATTATAAGAATCAAAAATCAGATGACAAAGAAAAGGAAAAAGCAAATTCAGATCAGACAAACACTTAGTAAAAAGAAAGATAAGAGTAAGATCAGGAAGAATATCCGAACTATGGTAATAATTATAGCAGTCTTTACTCTAACTATATTTTCATTCAGTTTCTATGTAGTACAAAATCACAACTCCATTCGCGAAGTGGTGAATCAAGATCCCAAATCAACAACTTCAAAAGTAACCTATATTTCAGGAGGTAAAGGCGCACACACGGCCACTTTTGAATTTTATATTGCCGGCATCAAACATTCAGGCTCAACATTTAATACCTATGATGGAGAAATAGGCGATAACATTAGAGTTATGTACTCTGCATCTAATCCTGACATCAATATCTATAGTGACGACA
The Parabacteroides sp. FAFU027 DNA segment above includes these coding regions:
- a CDS encoding WG repeat-containing protein, with the translated sequence MKNRKHITTIIILLFYLTSFGQEKKSDYLLAFKDKVGGKELWGFKTRKGKVVLSPKYEHVETDTMYHIAFVTKKFNWIVIDRQGKEILTPFIYDNGPDYVVEGLFRYQENKRIGFANMKGEKITKQPFEFAFPFSSGLAAFCVGGHIERVDEEHTIWTGGLWGFIDKTGKIAIEPKFTKVRDFQKQYCEVWTKDKKHVLIDKKGNIYKLLTK
- a CDS encoding phosphoglycolate phosphatase — encoded protein: MDYKDKELIIFDFDGTLINSIPDLATAINNMLTHFNLPDIEIRLIASFVGNGASTLVKRALNLAMQEKELTDDFFAEAFAFYLSAYKEVSCQKTFTYAGVSETLNYLDEKGYKMVICTNKPFDYIESILDFLSIKQYFKLWIGEDSIPEKKPHAAPLLYLANAMNTTIEKSIMVGDSKNDILAAQNAGMNSIGVTYGYNYNENIADYKPDIVLDHFSDLQKLF
- a CDS encoding CDP-alcohol phosphatidyltransferase family protein, encoding MTLKALLHKIPLALIYSRLLLGPVVLFLSFYDSILIRELIVGIMIWAIVSDIFDGIIARSLNISNEKLRRLDSSIDQIFWIFAFVGAFIISPQFFRDNLWKLSLVIALEALTYAISYLRFKKEVATHAILSKFWALTIVATLIEVILRNGSGLIFNICFYLGVLSRIEIIAILLILRKWTNDVPSVFHAIKLRKGEPIKRNKMFNG
- a CDS encoding YdeI/OmpD-associated family protein; translated protein: MNPKVDAFLSKTDKWQEEMVKLRKIALDCGLTEELKWGVPCYTHQQNNVVLIHGFKEYCALLFFKGALLQDTHGILIQQTTNVQAGRQIRFTNIREITEQEDILKAYIFQAIEVEKAGLKVEFKKSSEYNIPEEFQKRLDEIPALKSAFEALTPGRQRAYILYFSQPKQAKTRESRVEKCIPMILDGKGLND
- a CDS encoding FAD-dependent oxidoreductase, producing MSKIYKVGIIGGGISGSVIALQLAQNGVDNILFEQGESLVNGPPFCHLHAGGNLYPEISVEQCKQLMLQSIDMAKLFPQSIDERPTFISVPKSENIDVNKIEDKLKLLANYYQELISEDASNEVLGNPADYYKSYSHEDLVALAKQATVQHPKSQDEWMANAIKYIDYENLKMPVFLVQEYGWNLFRLAAQAQLALYKADACELHTHTKVININDVRNQQLDYNWEIRTKDAVYKVKYLVNSSGYKTAHVDKHIQLNSNRLVEYKAAYISKWHSIPGLIPEMIFHGERGSTHGMLQITPYNNDYYQIHGMTKDITLFDNGLIQSKKDGSPAEFDSSIKRKIAREWHQNEINTRTESAIRYAARYVPSFKSATVGGPPLHGAQQIPGDDPSLRVGEVSFPSDSYARAEIVKASSALTVARQIIQKIQEENIVPVMATNAKQNALLDSISKTEIDHLASELAIQRGYPGSLSQLLIERK
- a CDS encoding tyrosine-type recombinase/integrase: MKASKITHRNEIRIRIDFPYNQEIALKLKRIPDCKWSRTLNAWHIPYTKEAFERLKELFPEIEYPRPEQSDPETPKNSQQRITKIEKSGEINTNANNPPLKPTNTSNTITIELSDKQISIKMPKNEVDIQFIRSFRYFRWNKNTFCWLIPNYRDNIDKLKAYFGNRKIEIIEHTSSIQPLNSTQPTYNKDQMLVISSFRRKLRIYFSYNKDLAARIRQITLSSWNSDIRCWELPYSEKFLTEIKDLAQQNSLEWIYREENKGKIIPRKSRLDIRNYKTCPIEYIEKLKELRYSQHTINSYTDLFEEFINHYEAHQPENITEPMIIDFLRYLVNERKISTSYQNQSINAIKFYYERVLGGNRKIYIIDRPREEKYLPEVLSTEEVTMILNATENLKHKAILMTIYSAGLRISEAIDLKIKDIDSQRMQIRVEQGKGKKDRYTLLGYKTLEILRKYFLQYKPKVWLFEGANGEQYSRSSIKKILKAAVAKTNIKKHVTVHTLRHSFATHLLEAGTDLRYIQNLLGHESSKTTEIYTHITTKGFEQIKSPLDQLNIT